A region from the Fusarium graminearum PH-1 chromosome 4, whole genome shotgun sequence genome encodes:
- a CDS encoding yop-1 protein, with translation MSAQDKAQQYLGQLDRELSKYPALNNLEKQAGVPKAYAVIGVGALYFFLIIFNLGGQLLTNLAGFVIPTYYSLGALFTHNKEDDTQWLTYWVVFALFTVIESFVQVVYWFPFYFVFKFIFLLWLSLPAFRGADLVFRSFLAPTLGRYFQQSGSTASGLRAKADGLDKTE, from the exons ATGTCCGCTCAAGACAAGGCCCAGCAATACCTTGGTCAGCTCGACCGTGAG CTTTCCAAGTACCCcgccctcaacaaccttgagaagcaggctgGTGTTCCCAAGGCCTACGCCGTCATCGGTGTCGGAGCTCTctacttcttcctcatcatcttcaacctcgGCGGTCAGCTTCTTACCAACTTAGCTGGTTTCGTCATTCCCACCTACTACTCGCTTGGTGCTCTCTTCACCCACAACAAGGAGGATGATACTCAGTGGTTGACT TATTGGGTCGTTTTTGCTCTCTTTACCGTCATTGAGAGCTTCGTCCAGGTTGTCTACTGGTTCCCCTTTTACTTTGTCTTCAAGTTCAttttcctcctctggctCTCTCTCCCTGCCTTCCG GGGTGCTGATCTCGTTTTCCGATCTTTCCTGGCCCCTACCCTCGGCCGATACTTCCAGCAGTCCGGCTCTACCGCCTCAGGCCTCCGTGCCAAGGCTGATGGCCTCGACAAGACCGAGTAA